From one Ahaetulla prasina isolate Xishuangbanna chromosome 18, ASM2864084v1, whole genome shotgun sequence genomic stretch:
- the AGMAT gene encoding guanidino acid hydrolase, mitochondrial isoform X3, which yields MAGLLARRGRGLLRASLLGIPHRAPAVPSCCSETHLALPRGIGCSTPAGSFLHGPLGRKLPCPRRASGSAFNMPPSAEEIARPVGVSSMFKLPMRDSAEGLNVAFVGVPLDIGTTHRPGARFGPRHLRAESILVRHFNPATGADPYHSLQVADIGDVNINLYDLKDSCKRIREAFRGIVAGGCVPLTLGGDHTITYPILQAMAEKHGPVALIHVDAHTDTADQALGERIYHGSPFRRSVEEGLLDCQRVFQIGIRGSSYSPDPYRFSWDQGFRVVLAEDCWMKSLAPLMVEVREQVGDRPLYISFDIDALDPAFAPGTGTPETAGLTPAQALEILRGCQGLRIVGGDLVEVAPVYDLSGNTGLLGANLLFEMLCALPGVKRHPVPQKATQ from the exons ATGGCTGGTCTCTTGGCTCGCAGGGGCCGAGGCTTACTCCGGGCCTCACTCCTGGGCATCCCGCACAGGGCACCGGCGGTGCCCTCCTGCTGCAGCGAGACCCACCTGGCCCTCCCCCGGGGCATCGGCTGCAGCACTCCTGCCGGTTCTTTCCTACACGGCCCCCTGGGCAGGAAGCTGCCCTGCCCTCGCCGGGCGTCAGGCTCTGCGTTCAACATGCCCCCCAGCGCCGAGGAGATAGCCAGGCCGGTGGGCGTCTCCTCCATGTTCAAGCTCCCCATGCGGGATTCGGCCGAAGGGCTGAACGTGGCCTTCGTGGGCGTCCCTCTTGACATCGGCACCACCCACCGCCCTGGGGCCAG GTTTGGCCCAAGGCACCTCCGTGCCGAGTCGATCTTGGTGCGCCATTTCAACCCGGCCACTGGGGCCGACCCCTACCACTCGCTCCAGGTGGCCGACATCGGGGATGTCAACATCAACCTCTACGACCTGAAGGACAGCTGCAAGAGGATCCGGGAAGCCTTTCGGGGGATCGTGGCGGGGGGCTGCGTCCCCCTCACACTGG GCGGAGACCACACGATCACCTACCCCATCCTGCAGGCCATGGCAGAAAA ACACGGCCCGGTGGCACTGATCCACGTGGACGCCCACACCGACACAGCTGACCAAGCCCTGGGGGAGCGGATCTACCACGGCAGCCCTTTCCGGCGCTCGGTGGAGGAGGGGTTGCTGGACTGCCAGCGGGTCTTCCAGATTGGGATCCGGGGCTCCTCCTACTCTCCGGATCCGTACAGGTTTTCCTGGGATCAG ggcTTCCGGGTGGTGCTGGCTGAAGACTGCTGGATGAAGTCTCTGGCCCCCCTGATGGTCGAAgtgagggagcaggtgggggacCGGCCACTCTACATAAGCTTCGACATCGACGCGCTGGATCCGGCCTTTGCTCCAGGCACAGGGACCCCCGAGACGGCAGGTCTCACCCCAGCCCAG GCCCTGGAGATCCTCCGAGGCTGCCAAGGATTACGCATCGTAGGGGGGGACCTGGTGGAAGTGGCCCCTGTGTACGACCTGTCCG GTAACACCGGACTCCTGGGTGCCAACCTGCTCTTCGAAATGCTGTGCGCCCTCCCTGGAGTGAAGAGGCATCCCGTCCCCCAAAAGGCCACGCAAT GA
- the AGMAT gene encoding guanidino acid hydrolase, mitochondrial isoform X2 → MAGLLARRGRGLLRASLLGIPHRAPAVPSCCSETHLALPRGIGCSTPAGSFLHGPLGRKLPCPRRASGSAFNMPPSAEEIARPVGVSSMFKLPMRDSAEGLNVAFVGVPLDIGTTHRPGARFGPRHLRAESILVRHFNPATGADPYHSLQVADIGDVNINLYDLKDSCKRIREAFRGIVAGGCVPLTLGGDHTITYPILQAMAEKHGPVALIHVDAHTDTADQALGERIYHGSPFRRSVEEGLLDCQRVFQIGIRGSSYSPDPYRFSWDQGFRVVLAEDCWMKSLAPLMVEVREQVGDRPLYISFDIDALDPAFAPGTGTPETAGLTPAQALEILRGCQGLRIVGGDLVEVAPVYDLSGNTGLLGANLLFEMLCALPGVKRHPVPQKATQ, encoded by the exons ATGGCTGGTCTCTTGGCTCGCAGGGGCCGAGGCTTACTCCGGGCCTCACTCCTGGGCATCCCGCACAGGGCACCGGCGGTGCCCTCCTGCTGCAGCGAGACCCACCTGGCCCTCCCCCGGGGCATCGGCTGCAGCACTCCTGCCGGTTCTTTCCTACACGGCCCCCTGGGCAGGAAGCTGCCCTGCCCTCGCCGGGCGTCAGGCTCTGCGTTCAACATGCCCCCCAGCGCCGAGGAGATAGCCAGGCCGGTGGGCGTCTCCTCCATGTTCAAGCTCCCCATGCGGGATTCGGCCGAAGGGCTGAACGTGGCCTTCGTGGGCGTCCCTCTTGACATCGGCACCACCCACCGCCCTGGGGCCAG GTTTGGCCCAAGGCACCTCCGTGCCGAGTCGATCTTGGTGCGCCATTTCAACCCGGCCACTGGGGCCGACCCCTACCACTCGCTCCAGGTGGCCGACATCGGGGATGTCAACATCAACCTCTACGACCTGAAGGACAGCTGCAAGAGGATCCGGGAAGCCTTTCGGGGGATCGTGGCGGGGGGCTGCGTCCCCCTCACACTGG GCGGAGACCACACGATCACCTACCCCATCCTGCAGGCCATGGCAGAAAA ACACGGCCCGGTGGCACTGATCCACGTGGACGCCCACACCGACACAGCTGACCAAGCCCTGGGGGAGCGGATCTACCACGGCAGCCCTTTCCGGCGCTCGGTGGAGGAGGGGTTGCTGGACTGCCAGCGGGTCTTCCAGATTGGGATCCGGGGCTCCTCCTACTCTCCGGATCCGTACAGGTTTTCCTGGGATCAG ggcTTCCGGGTGGTGCTGGCTGAAGACTGCTGGATGAAGTCTCTGGCCCCCCTGATGGTCGAAgtgagggagcaggtgggggacCGGCCACTCTACATAAGCTTCGACATCGACGCGCTGGATCCGGCCTTTGCTCCAGGCACAGGGACCCCCGAGACGGCAGGTCTCACCCCAGCCCAG GCCCTGGAGATCCTCCGAGGCTGCCAAGGATTACGCATCGTAGGGGGGGACCTGGTGGAAGTGGCCCCTGTGTACGACCTGTCCG GTAACACCGGACTCCTGGGTGCCAACCTGCTCTTCGAAATGCTGTGCGCCCTCCCTGGAGTGAAGAGGCATCCCGTCCCCCAAAAGGCCACGCAAT aA
- the AGMAT gene encoding guanidino acid hydrolase, mitochondrial isoform X4 produces MAGLLARRGRGLLRASLLGIPHRAPAVPSCCSETHLALPRGIGCSTPAGSFLHGPLGRKLPCPRRASGSAFNMPPSAEEIARPVGVSSMFKLPMRDSAEGLNVAFVGVPLDIGTTHRPGARFGPRHLRAESILVRHFNPATGADPYHSLQVADIGDVNINLYDLKDSCKRIREAFRGIVAGGCVPLTLGGDHTITYPILQAMAEKHGPVALIHVDAHTDTADQALGERIYHGSPFRRSVEEGLLDCQRVFQIGIRGSSYSPDPYRFSWDQALEILRGCQGLRIVGGDLVEVAPVYDLSGNTGLLGANLLFEMLCALPGVKRHPVPQKATQCE; encoded by the exons ATGGCTGGTCTCTTGGCTCGCAGGGGCCGAGGCTTACTCCGGGCCTCACTCCTGGGCATCCCGCACAGGGCACCGGCGGTGCCCTCCTGCTGCAGCGAGACCCACCTGGCCCTCCCCCGGGGCATCGGCTGCAGCACTCCTGCCGGTTCTTTCCTACACGGCCCCCTGGGCAGGAAGCTGCCCTGCCCTCGCCGGGCGTCAGGCTCTGCGTTCAACATGCCCCCCAGCGCCGAGGAGATAGCCAGGCCGGTGGGCGTCTCCTCCATGTTCAAGCTCCCCATGCGGGATTCGGCCGAAGGGCTGAACGTGGCCTTCGTGGGCGTCCCTCTTGACATCGGCACCACCCACCGCCCTGGGGCCAG GTTTGGCCCAAGGCACCTCCGTGCCGAGTCGATCTTGGTGCGCCATTTCAACCCGGCCACTGGGGCCGACCCCTACCACTCGCTCCAGGTGGCCGACATCGGGGATGTCAACATCAACCTCTACGACCTGAAGGACAGCTGCAAGAGGATCCGGGAAGCCTTTCGGGGGATCGTGGCGGGGGGCTGCGTCCCCCTCACACTGG GCGGAGACCACACGATCACCTACCCCATCCTGCAGGCCATGGCAGAAAA ACACGGCCCGGTGGCACTGATCCACGTGGACGCCCACACCGACACAGCTGACCAAGCCCTGGGGGAGCGGATCTACCACGGCAGCCCTTTCCGGCGCTCGGTGGAGGAGGGGTTGCTGGACTGCCAGCGGGTCTTCCAGATTGGGATCCGGGGCTCCTCCTACTCTCCGGATCCGTACAGGTTTTCCTGGGATCAG GCCCTGGAGATCCTCCGAGGCTGCCAAGGATTACGCATCGTAGGGGGGGACCTGGTGGAAGTGGCCCCTGTGTACGACCTGTCCG GTAACACCGGACTCCTGGGTGCCAACCTGCTCTTCGAAATGCTGTGCGCCCTCCCTGGAGTGAAGAGGCATCCCGTCCCCCAAAAGGCCACGCAATGTGaatag
- the AGMAT gene encoding guanidino acid hydrolase, mitochondrial isoform X1 → MAGLLARRGRGLLRASLLGIPHRAPAVPSCCSETHLALPRGIGCSTPAGSFLHGPLGRKLPCPRRASGSAFNMPPSAEEIARPVGVSSMFKLPMRDSAEGLNVAFVGVPLDIGTTHRPGARFGPRHLRAESILVRHFNPATGADPYHSLQVADIGDVNINLYDLKDSCKRIREAFRGIVAGGCVPLTLGGDHTITYPILQAMAEKHGPVALIHVDAHTDTADQALGERIYHGSPFRRSVEEGLLDCQRVFQIGIRGSSYSPDPYRFSWDQGFRVVLAEDCWMKSLAPLMVEVREQVGDRPLYISFDIDALDPAFAPGTGTPETAGLTPAQALEILRGCQGLRIVGGDLVEVAPVYDLSGNTGLLGANLLFEMLCALPGVKRHPVPQKATQCE, encoded by the exons ATGGCTGGTCTCTTGGCTCGCAGGGGCCGAGGCTTACTCCGGGCCTCACTCCTGGGCATCCCGCACAGGGCACCGGCGGTGCCCTCCTGCTGCAGCGAGACCCACCTGGCCCTCCCCCGGGGCATCGGCTGCAGCACTCCTGCCGGTTCTTTCCTACACGGCCCCCTGGGCAGGAAGCTGCCCTGCCCTCGCCGGGCGTCAGGCTCTGCGTTCAACATGCCCCCCAGCGCCGAGGAGATAGCCAGGCCGGTGGGCGTCTCCTCCATGTTCAAGCTCCCCATGCGGGATTCGGCCGAAGGGCTGAACGTGGCCTTCGTGGGCGTCCCTCTTGACATCGGCACCACCCACCGCCCTGGGGCCAG GTTTGGCCCAAGGCACCTCCGTGCCGAGTCGATCTTGGTGCGCCATTTCAACCCGGCCACTGGGGCCGACCCCTACCACTCGCTCCAGGTGGCCGACATCGGGGATGTCAACATCAACCTCTACGACCTGAAGGACAGCTGCAAGAGGATCCGGGAAGCCTTTCGGGGGATCGTGGCGGGGGGCTGCGTCCCCCTCACACTGG GCGGAGACCACACGATCACCTACCCCATCCTGCAGGCCATGGCAGAAAA ACACGGCCCGGTGGCACTGATCCACGTGGACGCCCACACCGACACAGCTGACCAAGCCCTGGGGGAGCGGATCTACCACGGCAGCCCTTTCCGGCGCTCGGTGGAGGAGGGGTTGCTGGACTGCCAGCGGGTCTTCCAGATTGGGATCCGGGGCTCCTCCTACTCTCCGGATCCGTACAGGTTTTCCTGGGATCAG ggcTTCCGGGTGGTGCTGGCTGAAGACTGCTGGATGAAGTCTCTGGCCCCCCTGATGGTCGAAgtgagggagcaggtgggggacCGGCCACTCTACATAAGCTTCGACATCGACGCGCTGGATCCGGCCTTTGCTCCAGGCACAGGGACCCCCGAGACGGCAGGTCTCACCCCAGCCCAG GCCCTGGAGATCCTCCGAGGCTGCCAAGGATTACGCATCGTAGGGGGGGACCTGGTGGAAGTGGCCCCTGTGTACGACCTGTCCG GTAACACCGGACTCCTGGGTGCCAACCTGCTCTTCGAAATGCTGTGCGCCCTCCCTGGAGTGAAGAGGCATCCCGTCCCCCAAAAGGCCACGCAATGTGaatag
- the PINK1 gene encoding serine/threonine-protein kinase PINK1, mitochondrial, protein MGLRRALGLGARLGRVLLRGWLGGPPHHPAAAPPASCFSAVPPARPPGLLLLRLAAARLGLRSVPLGRLPPAPRRLGLALGLGLALLEPAAAEEERRAAAACRDIQTIFLPRNKPQKDALGLLARRGFSLEEYFIGQSIGKGCSGAVYEAAAPAAPTGDRDRVPKRRDGGGGALDPQGAAEAEGWKEGFPLAIKMMWNISAGSSSEGILTTMSQELVPASGRALSGEFGAVARPRKRLLGKKWLKPHPNIIQVIRAFTSQVPLLPGATVDYPDVLPSALNPSGIGHSRTLFLVMKNYPCTLRQFLSKGHPDPHVGAVMILQLLEGVDHLVRQGVAHRDLKSDNILVEFDPAGCPGLVITDFGCCLADERLGLKLPFPSWYVDRGGNTCLMAPEVATAVPGPGVVIDYSKADAWAVGAVAYEILGPGNPFYGQGAPALDSRSYREEELPPLPAPAAPEVKELVARLLRRNPAKRPSARVAANVLHLSLWGEAAVGPAGLPLPQLVPWLLRQSAAALMTERLGGTRGVESRLKRGFLASLDYEDLCEAAALLCSWRGTAWSAPQ, encoded by the exons ATGGGGCTTCGCCGGGCGCTGGGCCTCGGGGCTCGGCTAGGCCGGGTCCTCCTGCGGGGCTGGCTCGGGGGGCCTCCCCACCACCCCGCCGCGGCCCCGCCCGCCTCCTGCTTCTCCGCCGTCCCGCCCGCGCGGCCCCCGGGGCTGCTGCTCCTGCGCCTGGCCGCGGCCCGGCTGGGCCTCCGCAGCGTCCCTCTTGGCCGCCTCCCGCCGGCCCCGCGGCGCCTGGGCCTGGCCCTGGGGCTGGGGCTGGCGCTGCTGGAGCCCGCGGCGGCCGAGGAGGAGAGGCGCGCGGCGGCGGCCTGCAGGGACATCCAG ACAATCTTCCTCCCGAGGAACAAGCCCCAAAAGGACGCTCTGGGGTTATTAGCCCGGCGAGGCTTCAGCCTGGAGGAGTATTTCATCGGCCAGTCGATCGGCAAAGGCTGCAGCGGGGCTGTGTATGAAGCGGCCGCACCTGCCGCACCCACCGGGGACAGAGATCGGGTGCCCAAGCGGAGGGATGGCGGTGGGGGCGCTTTGGACCCCCAGGGTGCGGCAGAGGCTGAGGGCTGGAAGGAAGGATTTCCGCTGGCTATCAAAATGATGTGGAATATTTCG GCTGGTTCTTCGAGCGAAGGCATCCTGACCACCATGTCTCAAGAGCTTGTACCAGCCAGCGGACGGGCCCTTTCTGGAGAATTTGGAGCTGTTGCCAGGCCCAG GAAGCGCCTCCTTGGGAAGAAGTGGCTGAAGCCTCACCCCAACATCATCCAGGTGATCCGGGCTTTCACATCTCAGGTCCCGCTGCTGCCGGGCGCCACGGTGGATTATCCGGACGTCTTGCCTTCCGCTTTGAACCCCTCTGGGATTGGGCACAGCCGCACCCTCTTCCTGGTGATGAAGAA CTACCCATGCACGCTGCGGCAGTTCCTTTCCAAGGGGCACCCAGACCCCCACGTGGGGGCCGTGATGATCCTGCAGTTGCTGGAAGGGGTGGATCACCTTGTCCGACAGGGAGTTGCTCACCGAGATCTAAAGTCGGACAACATCCTGGTGGAGTTCGACCCGG CAGGGTGCCCAGGATTGGTCATCACCGACTTTGGGTGCTGTTTGGCCGACGAAAGGCTGGGCCTGAAGCTGCCGTTCCCCAGCTGGTACGTGGATCGCGGAGGCAACACCTGCCTGATGGCGCCTGAG GTAGCCACGGCTGTGCCAGGCCCAGGCGTAGTGATCGATTACAGCAAGGCAGACGCCTGGGCCGTGGGGGCCGTGGCCTATGAGATCCTGGGGCCTGGGAACCCTTTCTACGGCCAAGGGGCCCCCGCCCTGGACAGCCGCAGCTACCGGGAGGAAGAGCTGCCCCCCTTGCCCGCCCCAGCAGCCCCGGAAGTAAAGGAGCTGGTTGCGAGGCTCCTGAGGCGGAACCCGGCCAAG AGGCCATCGGCCCGAGTGGCGGCCAACGTCCTCCACCTGAGCCTCTGGGGTGAAGCGGCTGTCGGCCCGGCGGGCCTCCCTCTCCCCCAGCTGGTGCCCTGGCTGCTTCGACAGTCGGCCGCGGCTTTAATGACCGAGCGGCTGGGTGGCACCCGAGGGGTCGAGTCCCGCTTGAAGAGGGGCTTCCTGGCCAGCCTAGACTACGAGGACCTCTGCGAGGCTGCAGCCCTGCTCTGCTCCTGGAGGGGGACGGCCTGGTCTGCGCCCCAATAG